CCATATCTACCCCGGTAGATGCCAGACCTAGACCGATAACCACGATGACAGAGCCAATCACCACCGGCGGCAGCAGCCTGTCCAACCAATCTAAGCCAATCACCGCGATGACTCCGGCTACCAGCACGTAGACTAGTCCGGCAATCATCGCTCCACCCAGGGCATATCCCGGACCATGGGCAGAAGCAGCAGCGATTAAGGGTGCAATGAAGGCAAAGGATGAGCCCAAATAAGCTGGAACCTTACCCTTGGTTACCAACTGAAAGAGCAGGGTACCAAGACCGGCGGTTAACAACGCCACCGACGGCGGAATTACCGTCATTCCGGTGCTGCCATTTACCAACAGCGGAACAAGGACCGTAGCGCCAAACATGGCGAATAAGTGTTGAAAGCCAAGAGGAATCAGCTTGCTGAGGGACAAACTATCATGAACATCGACTTTTGGTTGCATCTATTTATCCTCCCCTTATTTTCCCTGGAAGAAAAGGTGTGTTTACAACTCCCCGATCCAAACGGCATCGACATCGTCGACTTCTTTGACCATCACACTGATCAGTTCTTTCCGAGACGTCGGAACGTTCTTGCCAACAAAGTCGGCTCGAATCGGTAACTCACGATGTCCCCGATCGACGATGATGGCCAGTTCAATCCGCTTGGGCCGGCCTTGGTCAATGACAGCGTCCAGGGCTGCCCGGACCGTTCGGCCGGTAAACAAGACGTCATCAACGAGCACGACAACTTTGCCATTGAGGCTGCAGGGAATGCTGGAGCCCTTCACCATCGGCTGCTCTGCGACCGTGGTCAAATCATCACGATACAGAGTGATGTCCAGCGAACCCACGGGAACTTCTACCCCTTCGAACTGCTTAATCTTCTCCGCTAACTGCTGGGCCAAGGGGTATCCTCGCGTTAGAATCCCCAAAAGCACCAGATCCTTAGTGCCCTTGTTCTTTTCCACAATTTCATGGGCAATGCGGGTGATCGCTCGATTCAGGGCGGCCTCATCCAGCAGCATTGTCTTCAGTCGCATTTTCCAAAACCTCCTCCTTCCCCCTGTGATATCGATCTCGACTTCTGCCTGTTCGGAGCAGAAAAAAACCTCCCTGCAAAAATAGGCAAGGAGGTTTCGTCATCGACATAGATACACACCGAGAAGGTATGTACAAATATCTCACTATATCTCTGCTCCTTGCCAGCCTCACGGGACTGGATTAAAGGATCAAGCTTAAGTCAGATACAGTCTACCACCCTTCACCGGAAGGGTCAAGATTAATTTAAGGTTTTTCTCAGATATTCTAGAGCAGCACAGAAATCCTCCGGCAACGGAGCCCGACAGGTAATGATTTTACCATAGATAGGATGAACAAACTCCAGGGTTCTGGCATGCAAGCCCTGTCCCTTAAGGGGAAGGCCGCTTCTCTTGGGGCC
This sequence is a window from Bacillota bacterium. Protein-coding genes within it:
- the pyrR gene encoding bifunctional pyr operon transcriptional regulator/uracil phosphoribosyltransferase PyrR, encoding MRLKTMLLDEAALNRAITRIAHEIVEKNKGTKDLVLLGILTRGYPLAQQLAEKIKQFEGVEVPVGSLDITLYRDDLTTVAEQPMVKGSSIPCSLNGKVVVLVDDVLFTGRTVRAALDAVIDQGRPKRIELAIIVDRGHRELPIRADFVGKNVPTSRKELISVMVKEVDDVDAVWIGEL